One Pyrus communis chromosome 13, drPyrComm1.1, whole genome shotgun sequence genomic window carries:
- the LOC137713666 gene encoding calcineurin B-like protein 5: MGCVCMKQRLECENLAVLASQTCFKVNEIKSLYELVRKLSSSIVDDGLISKVFHMFDTKCDGVIEFEEFVRCLSVFHPEAPQAEKANTSFIESKKVKEMVLELLKESNLILSNDIVEVIIDKTFEEADLKGDGKIDLKEWNELVNRNPSLLKNMTILYLKYFHLYQYLILCFITIQVKPYNHQNAMSKPIEFFIQCRDITTLFPSFVMKTDNEDSNNIYL; this comes from the exons ATGGGTTGTGTTTGCATGAAGCAGAGACTTGAATGTGAAAACTTAGCAGTTCTTGCTTCTCAAACCTGCT TTAAGGtaaatgagattaaatcttTGTACGAGTTGGTCAGGAAGTTGAGTAGTTCTATAGTTGATGATGGCCTTATAAGCAAA GTTTTCCATATGTTTGACACGAAATGTGATGGGGTGATAGAATTCGAAGAGTTTGTTCGATGTCTGAGTGTGTTCCACCCAGAAGCACCCCAAGCAGAGAAGGCTAAT ACAAGCTTCATCGAAAGcaaaaaa GTGAAAGAAATGGTTCTCGAGCTTTTGAAAGAGTCGAACTTGATCCTGTCTAATGACATTGTTGAAGTGATAATTGATAAG ACATTTGAGGAAGCAGACTTAAAGGGAGACGGAAAGATTGATCTCAAAGAGTGGAATGAGCTCGTGAATCGCAATCCGTCCTTATTGAAGAACATGACAATTCTATACCTCAAGTATTTCCACCTTTACCAATATCTAATTTTATGTTTCATTACAATTCAAGTAAAACCTTACAACCATCAAAACGCTATGTCGAAGCCAATAGAATTTTTCATTCAATGCAGGGACATCACAACCTTATTTCCTAGTTTCGTGATGAAAACAGACAATGAAGACAGCAATAACATCTACCTCTAA
- the LOC137713457 gene encoding GDSL esterase/lipase At4g10955-like has product MASERESFDLSGPLLLTSIDWQNTQHQRSVAACLVQGVYILERDRQEEREGPQALAPPWWEFFHFKLLRKLVDDVGFSIFGAVYEFKPPPSLCNHPSEGSPCYVIAFRGTITKYDSVSRDLELDIEVIRNGLHRTSRFEIAMQAVRNMVAASGPSNVWLAGHSLGSAMAMLAGKTMASSGNYLKSFLFNPPFVSAPIERIKDKRVKHGLRIAGSVITAGLTLAMKAKQQQHHQHRSRPENEPFTALAAWFPGLFVNPSDDICSEYIGYFEHRKKMEDIGAGAIERLATQNSLGGLLMHAMGKKAAPEPPLHLIPSANLTVNLTPSRDLKEAHGIHQWWRDDLQLLSEVHKYK; this is encoded by the exons ATGGCGTCGGAGAGGGAAAGTTTCGACCTTTCAGGACCATTGCTCCTAACTTCCATTGACTG GCAGAATACTCAGCATCAAAGATCTGTTGCTGCCTGTTTGGTTCAGGGTGTCTACATTCTTGAACGGGACCGCCAAGAGGAACGAGAAGGGCCCCAGGCCCTTGCTCCTccttggtgggagttcttccaTTTTAAGCTGCTCCGTAAGCTTGTGGATGATGTTGGTTTCTCTATCTTTGGTGCCGTATATGAGTTTAAACCTCCACCCTCTCTTTGTAACCATCCATCGGAAGGAAGCCCTTGTTATGTAATTGCTTTCCGAGGCACCATAACGAAGTATGACTCAGTCTCACGAGATCTTGAGTTGGATATTGAGGTGATCCGAAATGGACTTCACAGGACATCTCGCTTTGAGATTGCTATGCAAGCTGTCCGAAATATGGTTGCTGCATCAGGTCCTTCAAATGTTTGGTTAGCTGGCCACTCCTTGGGGTCAGCCATGGCAATGCTTGCTGGAAAAACTATGGCTAGCTCTGGCAATTATCTCAAATCTTTTCTCTTCAATCCGCCATTTGTGTCGGCCCCAATAGAGAGGATTAAGGATAAGAGAGTGAAGCATGGCCTTCGGATTGCAGGCAGTGTGATTACTGCAGGACTCACTCTTGCTATGAAGgctaaacaacaacaacatcatcaACACAGAAGTCGACCAGAAAATGAACCATTCACTGCTCTAGCTGCATGGTTCCCTGGTCTATTTGTCAATCCATCTGATGACATCTGCTCTGAATATATAGGGTATTTCGAACACAGGAAGAAGATGGAGGACATTGGAGCAGGGGCCATTGAGAGGTTAGCAACTCAGAATTCTCTAGGGGGTCTACTGATGCACGCGATGGGAAAGAAAGCAGCGCCCGAGCCCCCATTGCACCTCATTCCTTCGGCGAACCTGACTGTTAATTTAACCCCTTCAAGGGATCTGAAAGAAGCCCATGGAATTCACCAATGGTGGAGAGACGACCTGCAATTGCTTTCCGAGGTCCACAAATACAAATAG
- the LOC137712892 gene encoding phosphatidylinositol 4-kinase gamma 2-like: MSLADVALSPGHSAAAGFFESQLGHCSSESIMLYLRVAGSVIPMRVLESDSIASVKLRIQTCKGFVVKKQKLVFEGRELARNDTLIKNYGITGENVLHLVLRLSDLLHITVSTIGGKEFDFHVDRHRNVGYLKQRVLKKGKAYDPEDQELFCNGEKLDDQRLIDDICKNNDDVIHLVVQKSAKVRAKHYDKDLELSVVAPLSDECREEVNGVVNHRSERVPVVTWQLPYRNPDFLLEPIVVNPKVKLPSYAWDMLNSTFNGLKMGNQPIRSSEGTGGTYFMQDSFQEFVSVFKPVDEEPNAVNNPHGLPASLDGEGLKRGTRVGEGSVREVAAYLLDHPKSGPHNLSNETIGFAGVPPTILVRCLHKAFNHPQGYDCSSKNVKMGSLQVFMKNDGSCEDMGPSRFPAEEVHKISVFDIRMANADRHAGNILFRKGEDGEIKLIPIDHGYCLPENFEDCTFDWLYWPQARQAYSPDTIEYINCLDAEQDIALLKFYGWDIPVECARTLHISTMLLKKGVQRGLTPFAIGSLMCRENINKESVIEEIVREAQDSLLPGMSEAAFLEAISEVMDSQLDKLTK; this comes from the exons ATGTCTCTTGCTGATGTTGCCCTGAGCCCGGGACATTCTGCTGCTGCTGGGTTTTTCGAAAGCCAGCTGGGGCATTGCTCTAGTGAATCAATCATGTTGTATCTCAGGGTTGCTGGCTCCGTGATCCCTATGCGCGTTTTGGAGTCCGATTCCATTGCTTCGGTGAAGCTAAGGATCCAAACGTGCAAAGGGTTCGTGGTGAAGAAACAGAAGCTTGTTTTCGAAGGCAGGGAATTGGCCCGGAACGATACTCTCATTAAGAACTATGGCATCACTGGTGAGAATGTGTTGCATTTGGTTCTTAGGCTTTCTGATCTTTTGCATATCACTGTTAGCACCATTGGTGGGAAGGAAtttgatttccatgttgatagACATCGAAATGTCGGGTACCTCAAGCAACGGGTTTTAAAGAAGGGGAAGGCCTATGATCCCGAGGATCAGGAACTTTTCTGCAATGGTGAAAAGCTTGATGACCAGAGGCTCATTGATGATATTTGTAAGAACAATGATGATGTCATTCACTTGGTGGTTCAGAAATCTGCCAAGGTTAGGGCTAAGCATTATGATAAAGATTTGGAGCTTTCTGTTGTGGCACCGCTTTCTGATGAATGCAGAGAAGAGGTCAATGGAGTGGTCAACCACCGATCCGAGAGGGTTCCAGTTGTAACATGGCAGTTACCTTATCGCAATCCAGATTTCTTGTTGGAACCAATTGTTGTGAATCCCAAGGTTAAGCTTCCCTCTTATGCTTGGGACATGCTGAATTCCACATTTAATGGTTTGAAGATGGGCAATCAACCTATTAGGTCATCTGAAGGCACTGGAGGAACTTATTTCATGCAAGATTCCTTCCAGgagtttgtttctgttttcaagCCTGTGGATGAGGAGCCTAATGCAGTGAACAATCCCCATGGCTTGCCCGCGTCCCTGGATGGTGAGGGTTTGAAAAGGGGAACAAGGGTAGGAGAAGGATCCGTGAGGGAAGTGGCAGCGTACTTGTTGGATCATCCCAAGAGCGGGCCTCACAATTTATCAAACGAGACGATTGGCTTTGCTGGGGTGCCTCCGACCATTTTGGTTAGGTGCTTGCATAAAGCATTTAATCATCCGCAAGGGTATGATTGCTCATCAAAGAATGTTAAGATGGGGTCATTGCAAGTTTTCATGAagaatgatggaagttgtgaggACATGGGTCCTAGTCGTTTCCCGGCAGAGGAGGTGCACAAGATTAGCGTTTTTGATATAAGAATGGCAAATGCAGACAGGCATGCTGGGAATATTTTGTTTAGAAAAGGGGAAGATGGTGAGATAAAGCTCATTCCTATTGATCATGGGTACTGCCTTCCAGAGAAT TTTGAAGATTGCACTTTCGATTGGCTTTATTGGCCACAAGCTCGCCAGGCTTATTCTCCTGACACCATTGAGTACATAAATTGTTTGGATGCTGAACAAGATATCGCACTTTTGAAATTTTACGGGTGGGACATTCCAGTTGAGTGTGCCCGCACGCTCCATATCTCCACCATGCTTCTGAAGAAAGGGGTACAGAGAGGTCTCACCCCTTTTGCCATTGGGAGCCTCATGTGTAGAGAAAATATAAACAAGGAGTCAGTGATTGAGGAGATAGTGCGTGAAGCTCAGGATTCCTTGCTCCCGGGCATGAGTGAAGCTGCATTTCTTGAAGCCATCTCCGAGGTCATGGATTCCCAGCTCGACAAGCTTACAAAGTAA
- the LOC137713787 gene encoding uncharacterized protein encodes MSKPQRPQRPKPPPSGRTNLASCIVATIFLIFVVIVILIVYFTVFKPKDPKISVSAVQLPSFSIQNSTVNFTFSQYVSVHNPNRAAFSHYDSTLQLIYSGSQVGFMFIPAGKIEAGQTQFMAATFAAQSFPVSDPNRASGMVQNPLGPTFGDGLSGLSGTGAGPVGSTMQIESRLEMGGRIRVMHFLTHHVEAKSRCEVYIAVSDGSVLAFHC; translated from the coding sequence ATGAGCAAGCCTCAGCGGCCTCAGCGGCCCAAACCGCCGCCGTCCGGCCGTACGAACCTCGCCTCCTGCATCGTCGCCACCATCTTCCTAATTTTCGTCGTCATCGTCATCCTCATCGTCTACTTCACCGTCTTCAAGCCCAAAGACCCCAAAATCTCTGTCTCCGCCGTCCAGCTCCCTTCCTTCTCCATCCAAAACTCCACCGTCAACTTCACCTTCTCCCAATACGTCTCCGTCCACAACCCCAACCGCGCCGCCTTCAGCCACTACGACAGCACTCTCCAGCTTATCTACTCCGGCAGCCAAGTCGGGTTCATGTTCATACCCGCCGGCAAGATCGAAGCGGGTCAGACGCAGTTCATGGCCGCCACCTTCGCCGCCCAGTCGTTCCCGGTCTCCGATCCCAATCGGGCTTCCGGGATGGTCCAGAACCCACTGGGCCCCACTTTCGGAGATGGGTTGAGCGGGTTGAGCGGCACCGGCGCCGGACCCGTCGGTTCCACGATGCAGATTGAGTCGCGGTTGGAGATGGGGGGTCGGATTCGGGTCATGCACTTTCTTACCCACCATGTGGAGGCAAAATCTAGGTGTGAAGTGTACATTGCTGTGAGTGATGGATCTGTGTTGGCTTTTCACTGTTAG